AATTGAACGTATTGACATCAGTATTGACTTTAGAAAAACATTGGAAATCATTGTATTCCAAAAGGATTGCGGCGGCCTGATTCATTTTGTGCACATCAAGCGGCAGTCCGTAATGCCAGCCCGTTTCATTGCCGAATACGTTTTTGGTTGTGAAAATATGGTATTCATACGTGCGTTTGGTCGCGTCAAAACGCGCATGTGCCCCATCGTGGACTTTGATGAGCTCAGCAACTGCAATATCAGCGGGCAGGTAGGCATTGAGACGATGCACGATCTCGGGCGTGCTCTCGAGAGATCCGACCTCGAAATGTGCGTACATCGTCCTGGCGTGTACCCCGGCGTCCGTACGACCGGCGGCGGTCAGTTCGACCGGTTCCCTTAAGATCACGGACATCGCCTTTTCGAGTATTTCCTGCACGGAAACCGCATTCGGCTGGTATTGCCAACCGTGGTAATGGGTGCCGTTATAGGAAAATCGGATGAAGTAGCGCAATGTAACGTGGAAAGATTAAAGCAGCAAAGTTACAAAGTTTTTCAGGAAGTGTCAGCAAAGTTCGACAGTTCCAAAACGGCTTTTTTTAAAGCAACTTTTGAAACCGAACACGCGGGTTCAAACGAACTTTGTAAATTTGGCACACCTGTAAACTGCACCTTCCTACATGAAAAAAATACTGCTGCTTTCCGATACCCACAGTCACATCGACGACAAGATCCTGAAATATGCGGCACAGGCAGACGAAATCTGGCATGCAGGTGACATCGGCGACCTGAACGTCACTGACACGTTGAAACGCATCAAGCCGCTGCGCGCCGTATACGGCAATATTGATGGTGATAAGGCGCGTATGGAATTCCCATTGCACAACCGTTTTTTTTGCGAGGGCGTCGAGGTCTGGATCACACACATCGGCGGCTATCCGGGTAAATACAATCCGGCGGTAAGGCAGGAAATTAACGACCATCCGCCGAAACTGTTCATTTGCGGGCATTCGCACAT
The nucleotide sequence above comes from Flavobacterium magnum. Encoded proteins:
- the truA gene encoding tRNA pseudouridine(38-40) synthase TruA; translated protein: MRYFIRFSYNGTHYHGWQYQPNAVSVQEILEKAMSVILREPVELTAAGRTDAGVHARTMYAHFEVGSLESTPEIVHRLNAYLPADIAVAELIKVHDGAHARFDATKRTYEYHIFTTKNVFGNETGWHYGLPLDVHKMNQAAAILLEYNDFQCFSKVNTDVNTFNCRIAEAYWQEQDDRLVFTISADRFLRNMVRAIVGTLVNIGRGKIPIEGLKAIIESKDRSKAGFSVPAQGLFLTAITYDYIVEKSNTGTANI
- a CDS encoding metallophosphoesterase family protein yields the protein MKKILLLSDTHSHIDDKILKYAAQADEIWHAGDIGDLNVTDTLKRIKPLRAVYGNIDGDKARMEFPLHNRFFCEGVEVWITHIGGYPGKYNPAVRQEINDHPPKLFICGHSHILKVMFDKKLGLLHMNPGACGISGFHQVRTMLRFVIDGEKISDLEVIELGQKRPPSMH